The following coding sequences lie in one Aquabacterium olei genomic window:
- a CDS encoding YkvA family protein, which yields MSLFDRLRTWARRMKRDVALVWFAARDPRTPTSVRLLALAVTAYALSPIDLIPDFIPVLGYLDDVILVPLGIWLIVRLLPPAVLADARARADALTERLPRVAAMAGLFILIWVVGAAAFGWWLWGRMAS from the coding sequence ATGAGCCTGTTCGATCGCCTGCGCACCTGGGCGCGCCGCATGAAACGCGACGTCGCGCTGGTGTGGTTCGCCGCCCGCGACCCGCGCACCCCGACCAGCGTGCGCTTGCTGGCCCTGGCCGTCACCGCCTACGCCCTCAGCCCCATCGATCTGATCCCCGATTTCATCCCGGTACTCGGTTACCTGGATGACGTGATCCTGGTGCCACTGGGCATCTGGCTCATCGTGCGGCTGCTGCCGCCCGCGGTGCTGGCCGATGCCCGCGCGCGCGCCGACGCCCTCACCGAGCGGCTGCCCCGCGTGGCCGCCATGGCGGGGCTGTTCATCCTCATCTGGGTGGTGGGCGCCGCGGCGTTCGGCTGGTGGCTGTGGGGCCGGATGGCCTCCTGA
- a CDS encoding Crp/Fnr family transcriptional regulator: MTALPPRLRALPGSVHDAMPACAACPTRGTCLFTGLGEGPLADGARASVTSRALRLAEQVEREGQPGLRVHVVRQGTVKLQHQHPNGHVRIVRLLGPGHVFGLEALLHEPYSHDAAAVGQVTVCSAPSAALLTWADHDPQAYANLMRHWKANVDQADFVIDSLSTGTARERVWRLLHHLARHQPGGAFVAPSRADMGALLGLTTETASRTMAAFAREGVLTERRGLMYLTPGRGHADAA; this comes from the coding sequence TTGACCGCCCTGCCCCCGCGCCTTCGCGCGTTGCCAGGCTCCGTGCACGACGCCATGCCGGCCTGCGCTGCATGCCCCACTCGGGGTACCTGCCTGTTCACCGGGCTGGGCGAGGGGCCGCTGGCCGACGGCGCCCGGGCCAGCGTCACCAGCCGCGCACTGCGTCTGGCCGAGCAGGTCGAGCGCGAGGGGCAACCGGGCCTGCGGGTGCACGTGGTGCGGCAGGGCACGGTCAAGCTGCAACACCAACACCCCAACGGCCACGTACGCATCGTGCGGCTGCTGGGGCCCGGCCATGTGTTCGGGCTCGAGGCGCTGCTGCACGAACCCTATAGCCACGATGCCGCCGCCGTGGGCCAGGTGACGGTGTGCTCGGCGCCCAGCGCCGCGCTGCTGACGTGGGCAGACCACGACCCCCAGGCCTACGCCAACCTGATGCGCCACTGGAAGGCGAACGTCGATCAGGCCGACTTCGTGATCGACAGCCTGTCGACCGGCACGGCACGCGAACGCGTCTGGCGCCTGCTGCATCACCTGGCGCGCCATCAGCCGGGTGGCGCCTTCGTGGCCCCTTCGCGGGCCGACATGGGCGCGCTGCTGGGCCTGACGACGGAAACGGCGAGCCGCACGATGGCCGCCTTTGCCCGCGAAGGGGTGCTCACGGAACGACGTGGGCTGATGTACCTGACCCCGGGGCGGGGACACGCCGACGCGGCGTGA
- a CDS encoding 3-hydroxyacyl-CoA dehydrogenase NAD-binding domain-containing protein, translating to MIQNNAFTLEVDADGIGLVTLDMPGRAMNVLNPVLLEPFARLVDQLETDTTLKGLVLTSAKPTFVVGADIDQLAQIRTAEEAFALCEDLKRLLRRMETCGKPVVAALNGTALGGGLELALACHARIALSDPKLKLGLPEVKLGLLPGGGGTQRVLRLVGIQKAMDLITQGKELGAQKALEMGLVTALAATRDDLLAQARAWCRANPKPAQPWDTKGFRIPGGDSKSPAVVQVLAIAPSMANAKAHGNHPALTHIMSCLFEGGLLDFDAGCQIESRYFAACVVSQTSRNLIGTLWHQLNAIKKGQSRPVGQPESTVKKVGILGAGMMGAGIAYVSAKAGIEVVLLDTTLEQADKGKAYSQGLLDKAIARGKSTPDQRDALLARIQPTTRYEDLAGCDLVIEAVFEDRGIKARCTEQAEAVIPATAVYASNTSTLPITGLAEASVRPDQFIGLHFFSPVDKMPLVEIIVGAKTSDATLARGFDYVRQIGKTPIVVNDRRGFYTSRVFATYIMEGMAMLGEGVHPRSIEVAGLKAGMPMPPLALQDEVSLSLSLHIAEQTRKDLEEEGRTAPVHPAHAVLVNVGATHGRVGKKAGQGFYDYSGKDKRLWPELTTLYPPHADQPDQVELVDRLLYAQANEAARCFEEGVVRSVADANIGSIFGWGFAPHQGGALQFINAVGPARFVERARQLAQRYGSRFEPAACVVKMADEGCLFEGAA from the coding sequence ATGATCCAGAACAATGCCTTCACGCTCGAGGTGGACGCCGATGGCATCGGCCTCGTGACCCTCGACATGCCGGGCCGCGCGATGAACGTGCTCAACCCGGTGCTGCTCGAACCCTTTGCCCGGCTGGTGGACCAGCTGGAAACCGACACCACGCTCAAGGGCCTGGTGCTGACCTCGGCCAAGCCGACCTTTGTGGTGGGCGCCGACATCGACCAGCTCGCCCAGATCCGCACGGCCGAAGAGGCCTTTGCGCTGTGCGAAGACCTCAAGCGCCTGCTGCGCCGCATGGAAACCTGTGGCAAGCCCGTGGTGGCCGCACTCAACGGCACGGCGCTGGGCGGCGGCCTGGAGCTGGCGCTGGCCTGCCACGCCCGCATCGCGCTCAGTGATCCGAAGCTGAAACTCGGCCTGCCCGAAGTGAAGCTGGGCCTGCTGCCGGGTGGCGGCGGCACGCAACGTGTGCTGCGGCTGGTGGGCATCCAGAAGGCCATGGACCTGATCACCCAGGGCAAGGAACTGGGTGCCCAGAAAGCGCTGGAGATGGGCCTCGTCACGGCGCTGGCCGCCACCCGTGACGATCTGCTCGCCCAGGCCAGGGCCTGGTGTCGCGCCAACCCCAAGCCCGCGCAGCCGTGGGACACCAAGGGCTTCCGCATCCCCGGTGGCGACAGCAAGAGCCCGGCCGTGGTGCAGGTGCTGGCCATTGCGCCCTCGATGGCGAATGCCAAGGCGCACGGCAACCATCCGGCGCTCACCCACATCATGAGCTGCCTGTTCGAAGGCGGCCTGCTCGATTTCGATGCCGGCTGCCAGATCGAGTCGCGCTACTTCGCCGCCTGCGTCGTCTCGCAGACCAGCCGCAACCTGATCGGCACCCTGTGGCACCAGCTCAACGCGATCAAGAAGGGCCAGTCGCGCCCGGTGGGCCAGCCCGAGTCCACGGTGAAGAAGGTCGGCATTCTGGGCGCCGGCATGATGGGCGCGGGCATTGCGTATGTGTCGGCCAAGGCCGGCATCGAGGTGGTGCTGCTGGACACCACCCTCGAGCAGGCCGACAAGGGCAAGGCCTACTCGCAAGGCCTGCTGGACAAGGCCATCGCACGCGGCAAGAGCACGCCCGACCAGCGCGACGCGCTGCTGGCCCGCATCCAGCCCACCACGCGCTATGAAGACCTGGCCGGCTGCGACCTGGTCATCGAGGCCGTGTTCGAAGACCGGGGCATCAAGGCCCGCTGCACCGAGCAGGCCGAGGCGGTGATCCCGGCCACGGCGGTGTATGCGTCCAACACCTCGACGCTGCCCATCACCGGCCTGGCCGAGGCCAGTGTCCGGCCGGACCAGTTCATCGGCCTGCACTTCTTCTCGCCGGTCGACAAGATGCCGCTGGTCGAGATCATCGTGGGTGCGAAGACCAGCGACGCCACGCTCGCCCGCGGCTTCGACTATGTGCGCCAGATCGGCAAGACGCCCATCGTGGTCAACGACCGGCGCGGCTTCTACACCTCGCGCGTGTTCGCCACCTACATCATGGAGGGCATGGCGATGCTGGGCGAGGGCGTGCACCCGCGCTCGATCGAGGTGGCCGGGCTGAAGGCCGGCATGCCGATGCCGCCGCTGGCGCTGCAGGACGAGGTCTCGCTGAGCCTGTCGCTGCACATTGCCGAGCAGACGCGCAAGGACCTGGAGGAGGAAGGCCGGACGGCGCCGGTGCACCCGGCCCATGCCGTGCTGGTGAACGTGGGCGCCACACACGGCCGCGTCGGCAAGAAGGCGGGCCAGGGCTTTTACGACTACAGCGGCAAGGACAAGCGGCTGTGGCCCGAGCTGACCACGCTGTATCCGCCGCACGCAGACCAGCCGGATCAGGTCGAGCTGGTGGACCGGCTGCTCTACGCCCAGGCCAACGAAGCGGCACGCTGCTTTGAAGAAGGTGTGGTGCGCTCGGTGGCCGATGCCAACATCGGCTCGATCTTCGGCTGGGGTTTTGCGCCCCACCAGGGCGGGGCGCTGCAGTTCATCAATGCGGTCGGTCCGGCGCGCTTTGTCGAGCGGGCGCGGCAGCTGGCGCAGCGGTATGGCTCACGGTTTGAGCCAGCGGCCTGTGTCGTCAAGATGGCCGATGAAGGCTGCCTGTTCGAGGGCGCCGCATGA
- a CDS encoding acetyl-CoA C-acetyltransferase: MTDAFIYDTVRTPRGKGKKDGSLHQATPVWLLRTLLQALEQRNKLDTRLVDDLVLGCVTPVGEQGADIARTAVLDAGWAQTVAGVTLSRFCASGLEAVNLAAAKIMSGMEDMVVAGGVESMSRWPMGSDGGAWVMDPRINTGTAFVPQGISADLIATLEGFSRTELDAYAAESHRRAAAAQAEGRFAKSVVPVYDLNGLLLLDRDETVRPGTSVETLVKLNPSFEMMGHMGFDATALDKYTTLEQIQHVHHAGNSSGIVDGAALVLLGSKQAGDKAGLKPRARVRMCAVIGSEPTIMLTGPTPACRKALDKLGMTPGDIDLWEINEAFATVPMKTARDLGVPLDRVNVNGGAIALGHPLGATGAIILGTALDELERTGKATALATLCIGAGMGIATVIERV, encoded by the coding sequence ATGACGGACGCATTCATTTACGACACCGTGCGCACGCCGCGCGGCAAGGGCAAGAAGGACGGCAGCCTGCACCAGGCCACGCCGGTGTGGTTGCTGCGCACGCTGCTGCAGGCGCTGGAGCAGCGCAACAAGCTGGACACCCGCCTGGTCGATGACCTGGTGCTGGGCTGCGTGACGCCGGTGGGCGAGCAGGGCGCCGACATCGCGCGCACCGCCGTGCTCGATGCCGGCTGGGCGCAGACCGTGGCCGGCGTGACGCTGTCGCGCTTCTGTGCCTCGGGCCTCGAGGCCGTGAACCTGGCCGCCGCCAAGATCATGTCCGGCATGGAAGACATGGTGGTCGCCGGCGGCGTCGAATCGATGAGCCGCTGGCCCATGGGCAGCGACGGCGGCGCCTGGGTCATGGACCCGCGCATCAACACCGGCACGGCCTTCGTGCCGCAGGGCATCAGCGCCGACCTGATCGCCACGCTGGAAGGCTTCAGCCGCACCGAGCTCGACGCCTATGCCGCCGAATCCCACCGCCGTGCGGCTGCCGCGCAGGCCGAGGGGCGCTTTGCGAAGTCGGTCGTGCCCGTGTACGATCTGAACGGGCTGCTGCTGCTCGACCGCGACGAGACCGTGCGCCCCGGCACCTCGGTCGAGACGCTGGTCAAGCTCAACCCGTCGTTCGAGATGATGGGCCACATGGGCTTCGACGCCACCGCGCTCGACAAGTACACCACCCTCGAACAGATCCAGCACGTGCACCACGCCGGCAACTCGTCGGGCATCGTCGATGGTGCGGCGCTGGTGCTGCTCGGCAGCAAGCAGGCCGGTGACAAGGCGGGCCTCAAGCCGCGCGCCCGCGTGCGCATGTGTGCCGTCATCGGCTCCGAGCCCACCATCATGCTGACCGGCCCCACGCCGGCCTGTCGCAAGGCGCTCGACAAGCTCGGCATGACGCCGGGCGACATCGACCTGTGGGAGATCAACGAGGCCTTTGCCACCGTGCCGATGAAAACGGCGCGCGACCTGGGCGTGCCGCTGGACCGCGTCAACGTCAACGGTGGTGCCATCGCGCTGGGCCACCCGCTGGGCGCCACCGGCGCCATCATCCTCGGCACCGCGCTGGATGAACTCGAGCGCACCGGCAAGGCCACCGCGCTGGCCACGCTGTGCATCGGTGCCGGCATGGGCATCGCCACCGTCATCGAACGCGTCTGA
- a CDS encoding cation:proton antiporter: MHHDVSLISTLAAGFALALALGFVASRLKVPPLVGYLLAGVVIGPATPGYVADVQMAGQLAEIGVMLLMFGVGLHFSVAELLAVRRVAVPGAIVQIAVAVALGFAATHAWGWSIGAGVVFGLCLSVASTVVLLKALETRGLDETVNGRIAVGWLIVEDLVMVLVLVLLPAFAPMLAASGEGASAAPPANLGTTIALTLAKVVGFIALMLVVGRRVFPRMLWWVARTGSRELFTLCVVASAVGVAYGAARLFDVSFALGAFFAGMMMRESAYSHRAADESLPLRDAFTALFFVSVGMLFDPAVLWTSPGKLALTVAIIVVGKTVAAVALVLLLRYPLSTALTVGMGLAQIGEFSFILAGLGMSLQLLPKEGQDLVLGAALLSIALNTALFAVLEPLRDWLGERSELARRLGARDDPLAELPTTVDAARLTGHVVLVDHGEVGQRVAALLHADQVPFVVADGNRAVVDQLRREGVAAVAGDPTDPAVLIQAHIARASVLLVTGDDTLRARRMVDIARQLNPAIQVLLHGASEDEAILLREATQGTVCVPSAALADGMAAQVRSWMRPAATRPHGAPVGS; encoded by the coding sequence ATGCACCATGACGTGTCGCTGATTTCAACGCTGGCCGCCGGTTTCGCCCTGGCCCTGGCCCTGGGCTTCGTCGCCTCGCGCCTGAAGGTGCCGCCTCTGGTGGGCTACCTGCTGGCCGGGGTGGTCATCGGCCCGGCCACCCCCGGCTATGTGGCCGACGTGCAGATGGCCGGGCAACTGGCCGAGATCGGCGTGATGCTGCTCATGTTCGGCGTGGGCCTGCACTTCTCGGTGGCCGAGTTGCTGGCCGTGCGCCGGGTGGCGGTGCCAGGCGCCATCGTGCAGATCGCGGTGGCCGTGGCGCTCGGTTTTGCCGCCACCCATGCCTGGGGCTGGTCGATCGGCGCAGGCGTGGTCTTCGGCCTGTGCCTCTCGGTGGCCAGCACGGTGGTGCTGCTCAAGGCGCTGGAAACCCGTGGCCTGGACGAGACCGTCAACGGCCGCATCGCCGTGGGCTGGCTCATCGTCGAAGACCTGGTCATGGTGCTGGTGCTCGTGCTGCTGCCGGCCTTTGCCCCCATGCTGGCCGCGTCGGGCGAAGGTGCCTCGGCCGCACCGCCCGCCAACCTGGGCACCACCATTGCGCTGACGCTGGCCAAGGTCGTCGGCTTCATCGCGCTGATGCTGGTGGTGGGCCGGCGCGTGTTTCCGCGCATGCTGTGGTGGGTGGCGCGCACCGGTTCGCGCGAGCTGTTCACGCTGTGCGTGGTGGCCAGTGCCGTGGGCGTGGCCTATGGCGCGGCCCGCCTGTTCGATGTGTCGTTTGCGCTGGGCGCCTTCTTCGCCGGCATGATGATGCGCGAGTCGGCCTACAGCCACCGCGCGGCCGATGAATCGCTGCCGCTGCGCGACGCCTTCACCGCGCTCTTCTTCGTCTCGGTCGGCATGCTGTTCGACCCGGCCGTGCTGTGGACCTCGCCCGGCAAGCTGGCGCTCACGGTGGCGATCATCGTGGTCGGCAAGACGGTGGCCGCTGTCGCCCTGGTGCTGCTGCTGCGCTACCCGCTGAGCACCGCGCTCACGGTGGGCATGGGGCTGGCGCAGATCGGCGAGTTTTCCTTCATCCTGGCGGGCCTGGGCATGTCGCTGCAGTTGCTGCCCAAGGAGGGGCAGGATCTGGTTCTGGGCGCCGCCCTGCTCTCGATCGCCCTCAACACCGCGCTCTTTGCCGTGCTTGAGCCGCTGCGCGACTGGCTGGGCGAGCGATCCGAACTCGCCCGCCGCCTGGGCGCCCGCGACGACCCGCTGGCCGAGCTGCCCACCACGGTGGACGCCGCTCGCCTCACGGGGCATGTGGTGCTGGTCGACCATGGTGAAGTGGGGCAGCGGGTGGCTGCGCTGCTGCACGCCGACCAGGTGCCCTTCGTGGTCGCCGACGGGAACCGGGCCGTGGTCGATCAGCTGCGACGGGAAGGCGTGGCGGCCGTGGCCGGCGACCCGACCGACCCCGCCGTGCTCATCCAGGCTCACATTGCCCGCGCCTCGGTCCTGCTCGTCACCGGTGACGACACCTTGCGCGCGCGCCGCATGGTGGACATCGCCCGCCAGCTCAACCCGGCGATCCAGGTGCTGCTGCACGGCGCCAGCGAGGACGAAGCGATCCTGCTGCGCGAGGCCACCCAGGGCACGGTGTGCGTGCCCTCGGCCGCGCTGGCAGACGGCATGGCCGCCCAGGTTCGCAGCTGGATGCGCCCGGCCGCCACACGCCCCCATGGGGCGCCCGTCGGCAGCTGA
- a CDS encoding CaiB/BaiF CoA transferase family protein: MSALAGAGLGGLLEGVTVVDLSRNLPGPFGSRMLADLGAQVIKVEPPEGDPARALPTLFAALNHGKATRRVDFRAPDDLAGLRDLLATADVMLDSFRPGVLAGMGLDAAALHARHPRLVMVSITGYGQSGAWAGKAGHDLNFMALSGVLDQTRAPTGELALPNVQWGDLAGGASMAVIAVLAALHAAQRSGRGRHIDVSMAHALHAHLVMPQATAALLGPVLGHTPGAGEDLLNGGLPCYRLYETADGRHLAVGALEHKFWRAACAVFERPDWVERHWQRGIPPGAPDARALCGEVAARVRSRTLAEWSVRFASADACVTPVLTQAEARSHPLFAERSGMPWAPVV; this comes from the coding sequence ATGAGCGCGCTGGCCGGCGCCGGCCTGGGCGGCCTGCTCGAAGGCGTGACCGTGGTCGACCTGAGCCGCAACCTGCCCGGGCCCTTCGGTTCCCGCATGCTGGCCGACCTGGGCGCCCAGGTCATCAAGGTCGAGCCGCCGGAGGGCGACCCGGCCCGTGCGCTGCCGACGTTGTTTGCTGCGCTGAACCATGGCAAGGCCACGCGGCGGGTCGACTTTCGCGCGCCCGATGACCTGGCGGGCCTGCGCGACCTGCTGGCCACCGCCGACGTGATGCTCGACAGTTTCCGCCCCGGCGTGCTGGCCGGCATGGGCCTGGACGCGGCCGCGCTGCACGCGCGCCATCCGCGGCTGGTGATGGTGTCCATCACGGGGTATGGCCAGAGCGGTGCATGGGCGGGCAAGGCCGGGCACGACCTGAACTTCATGGCCTTGTCCGGCGTGCTGGACCAGACCCGCGCACCCACGGGGGAGCTGGCCTTGCCGAACGTGCAGTGGGGCGATCTGGCCGGTGGGGCCTCGATGGCGGTGATTGCCGTGCTGGCGGCCCTCCATGCGGCGCAGCGCAGTGGGCGCGGCCGCCACATCGATGTGAGCATGGCGCATGCGCTGCATGCTCACCTGGTGATGCCGCAAGCCACGGCTGCCTTGCTGGGGCCGGTGCTGGGGCACACGCCTGGCGCGGGCGAGGACTTGCTCAACGGCGGCCTGCCCTGCTACCGGCTGTACGAGACGGCCGACGGGCGCCATCTCGCGGTGGGAGCGCTGGAGCACAAGTTCTGGCGTGCCGCCTGTGCCGTGTTCGAGCGGCCTGACTGGGTGGAGCGGCACTGGCAACGCGGCATCCCGCCCGGCGCCCCCGATGCCCGCGCCTTGTGCGGCGAGGTGGCCGCGCGGGTGCGCAGTCGCACGCTGGCCGAATGGTCGGTGCGCTTTGCCTCAGCCGATGCCTGTGTGACGCCCGTCCTGACGCAGGCCGAAGCGCGCAGTCACCCGCTTTTTGCGGAGCGCAGCGGGATGCCCTGGGCCCCGGTGGTCTGA
- a CDS encoding acyl-CoA dehydrogenase family protein → MTIDCFAAPWMTDEHQMLLDSATRFFTEQWGPRDEAWRAQGMMDRAAWREAGEQGFLCAGIPEEYGGGGGDFGHEAALILAQGVAGLSGFGGSLHSGIVAPYILHYGTEAQKRRWLPRLATGELVGAIAMTEPGTGSDLQGVRTLALREGDTYRINGSKTFITNGQLANLVILVTKTNKDEGAHGVSLMVVETDEVQGFRRGRNLDKLGMEAQDTSELFFDDMVVPKENLLGGTEGQGFFQLMQELPQERLIVALAGVAAMQFAMKETLAYTKERKAFGKPVFSFQNSRFKLAECQAMLLACQAMTDAAVVAHLQGKLGVDRAALLKYYVTEHQFKLADECLQLFGGYGYMREYPIARVWADSRVQRIYGGTNEIMKELASRFL, encoded by the coding sequence ATGACCATCGACTGCTTTGCCGCCCCGTGGATGACCGACGAACACCAGATGCTGCTCGACTCGGCCACCCGCTTCTTCACCGAGCAATGGGGGCCGCGTGACGAGGCCTGGCGTGCGCAGGGCATGATGGACCGGGCGGCCTGGCGCGAGGCGGGTGAGCAGGGCTTTCTGTGTGCCGGCATCCCCGAGGAATACGGCGGCGGGGGCGGCGATTTCGGGCATGAGGCCGCGCTGATCCTGGCGCAGGGCGTGGCCGGCCTGAGCGGCTTCGGCGGCTCGCTGCACTCGGGCATCGTCGCGCCCTACATCCTGCATTACGGCACCGAGGCGCAGAAGCGCCGCTGGCTGCCTCGCCTGGCCACGGGCGAGCTGGTGGGCGCCATCGCGATGACGGAGCCGGGCACCGGCTCCGACCTGCAGGGCGTGCGGACGCTCGCGCTGCGCGAGGGCGACACCTACCGCATCAACGGCAGCAAGACCTTCATCACCAACGGCCAGCTGGCCAACCTGGTCATCCTGGTCACCAAAACGAACAAGGACGAGGGCGCGCACGGCGTGTCGCTGATGGTGGTCGAGACCGACGAGGTGCAGGGCTTCCGCCGCGGGCGCAACCTGGACAAGCTGGGCATGGAGGCGCAGGACACCTCGGAGCTGTTCTTCGACGACATGGTGGTGCCGAAGGAAAACCTGCTGGGCGGCACCGAGGGGCAGGGCTTCTTCCAGCTGATGCAGGAGCTGCCGCAGGAGCGCCTGATCGTGGCGCTGGCCGGCGTGGCCGCGATGCAGTTCGCGATGAAGGAGACGCTGGCCTACACCAAGGAACGCAAGGCCTTCGGCAAGCCGGTGTTCAGCTTCCAGAACAGCCGCTTCAAGCTGGCCGAATGCCAGGCCATGCTGCTGGCCTGCCAGGCCATGACCGATGCGGCCGTGGTGGCCCACCTGCAGGGCAAGCTGGGTGTGGACCGCGCGGCGCTGCTCAAGTACTACGTGACCGAGCACCAGTTCAAGCTGGCCGACGAGTGCCTGCAGCTCTTCGGCGGCTATGGCTACATGCGCGAGTACCCGATTGCCCGCGTGTGGGCCGATTCCCGCGTGCAGCGCATTTATGGCGGCACGAACGAAATCATGAAAGAGCTGGCCTCTCGCTTTCTGTGA
- a CDS encoding anti-sigma factor, protein MHEHHERIADAGEYVLGTLGFAERQAVERRLAREPVLLAEVYSWQDRLLGLHAHTMPMAVRPGVWSRIESQLGPHPAAAPVGAANDPSWRSLRFWRLAAGCGLAASLVLGSLLGLQRWPGTAPSPGPRYLVLLQAPGAHDTGWVVEAAAGGMVRLVPVGPTAAVPPGKTLQFWTKPEGASRPTSLGLVRAGQVVEVPAAQLPGLGARQLFELTLEPEGGSPVGRPTGPILFVGRALTL, encoded by the coding sequence ATGCACGAGCATCACGAGCGCATTGCCGATGCCGGCGAGTACGTGCTGGGCACGTTGGGCTTCGCCGAGCGTCAGGCCGTGGAACGCCGCCTCGCGCGTGAGCCGGTCTTGCTGGCCGAGGTCTACAGCTGGCAGGACCGGCTGCTGGGCCTGCACGCCCACACCATGCCGATGGCCGTGCGGCCCGGCGTGTGGTCGCGCATCGAGTCGCAACTGGGGCCGCACCCCGCAGCGGCCCCGGTGGGTGCGGCGAACGACCCGAGCTGGCGCAGCCTGCGCTTCTGGCGTCTGGCAGCCGGCTGCGGACTGGCCGCGTCCCTGGTGCTGGGCAGCCTGCTGGGGCTGCAGCGGTGGCCGGGCACGGCTCCGAGCCCCGGGCCCCGCTACCTGGTGCTGCTGCAGGCGCCCGGCGCGCACGACACCGGCTGGGTGGTGGAGGCCGCGGCGGGGGGCATGGTGCGGCTGGTGCCGGTGGGGCCGACGGCCGCGGTGCCGCCCGGCAAGACACTCCAGTTCTGGACCAAGCCGGAAGGCGCTTCACGGCCGACGTCGCTCGGGCTGGTGCGCGCGGGGCAGGTGGTCGAGGTGCCCGCTGCGCAGTTGCCCGGGCTGGGCGCACGGCAACTGTTCGAGCTGACGCTGGAGCCGGAAGGCGGCTCGCCGGTGGGGCGGCCCACCGGGCCCATCCTGTTCGTGGGCCGTGCGCTGACGCTGTAG
- a CDS encoding TetR/AcrR family transcriptional regulator: MKSPAAAAPDTGRASPPSDADDRRAALARMRPETLGRIEKAVLSLFSQRDFHEVSLLDVAKAANVSLQTIYKYFGSKEVLVYAMLDVMLGRLAERMIDHLQGIDDARERLRKTCWVTLDYMDKHPAVMLLLFTAVPVSRHRHIRVYESPELMGAFLGVFKDGQARGVLNNEVSHKVLLDIFMGIVGRVVLMHIVRGEQQPLVAQFDALFGILWRAMSMPDERPAG, translated from the coding sequence ATGAAGTCCCCCGCCGCCGCAGCGCCCGACACCGGGCGTGCCTCCCCTCCGTCCGATGCGGACGACCGCCGCGCGGCCCTGGCGCGCATGCGTCCCGAAACCCTGGGTCGCATCGAAAAGGCGGTGCTCTCGCTGTTCTCGCAGCGTGACTTTCACGAAGTCAGTCTGCTGGATGTGGCCAAGGCCGCCAACGTCTCGCTGCAGACCATCTACAAGTACTTCGGCAGCAAGGAGGTGCTGGTCTACGCGATGCTCGACGTGATGCTGGGCCGGTTGGCCGAGCGCATGATCGACCACCTGCAGGGCATCGACGACGCGCGCGAGCGCCTGCGCAAGACCTGTTGGGTCACGCTCGACTACATGGACAAGCACCCGGCCGTGATGCTGCTGCTGTTCACCGCGGTGCCGGTCTCGCGCCATCGCCACATCCGCGTGTACGAAAGCCCGGAGCTGATGGGCGCCTTCCTGGGCGTGTTCAAGGACGGGCAGGCCCGGGGCGTGCTCAACAACGAGGTGTCGCACAAGGTGCTGCTCGACATCTTCATGGGCATCGTCGGCCGGGTGGTGCTGATGCACATCGTGCGCGGCGAGCAGCAGCCGCTGGTCGCCCAGTTCGACGCGCTCTTCGGCATCCTGTGGCGGGCGATGTCCATGCCGGACGAACGGCCTGCGGGCTGA
- a CDS encoding FxDxF family PEP-CTERM protein translates to MPKKFFILTHREFFMKLSSIVAAAALACVSLTSTAATLQAGEVSFGSKTLVNQGAFVDTYFFELDFPPPGNVAFSFAELQFTSPFLSTDITDLKVSFFANMDLGTMTGSAPLWGTPYTGTSLPGGATAVSLDTVTLNQKTFWMQVSGNAVGSLNNAGAYNFAIMANPVPEPESLTLALGGLGLVGTALYKRRRAAANA, encoded by the coding sequence ATGCCCAAGAAATTCTTCATCCTCACCCACCGGGAGTTCTTTATGAAGCTGAGTTCCATCGTCGCAGCGGCCGCACTTGCCTGCGTTTCGCTGACCTCCACCGCCGCCACCCTGCAAGCCGGCGAAGTGTCCTTTGGCAGCAAGACGCTCGTGAACCAGGGCGCGTTTGTCGACACCTACTTCTTCGAGCTGGATTTCCCGCCGCCCGGCAATGTGGCGTTCTCGTTCGCAGAACTGCAGTTCACGTCGCCGTTCCTGTCGACCGACATCACGGACCTCAAGGTCTCGTTCTTTGCCAACATGGACCTCGGCACGATGACGGGCAGTGCGCCGCTGTGGGGCACGCCTTACACCGGCACGTCGTTGCCCGGTGGTGCGACCGCTGTCAGCCTTGACACCGTCACCCTGAACCAGAAGACGTTCTGGATGCAGGTGTCCGGGAATGCCGTCGGCTCGTTGAACAACGCGGGCGCGTACAACTTCGCCATCATGGCCAACCCCGTCCCCGAGCCCGAGTCCCTGACCCTGGCCCTGGGCGGCCTGGGTCTGGTTGGCACCGCGCTGTACAAGCGTCGCCG